The Meiothermus sp. genome segment AGCCAATGACCGGGGTTGGCGGTATGGGCTGGTAGCGCCAGGTCTGTAACGTGAGTTCGGGTCGGTTGTAGCGCGGGCTGTAAGGCCCCAGGTTCAGCGCCTCCAGCACCCTCACCCAACCCTCGGGCCTGTCCTTGCTCACGCTACCGGTCAGCAGCAGGGTGTCGCGGGCCCTCGAGGCCGCCACGTAGAAGAGGCGGTAACTCTCCTCCTGCTCGAGGGCTTTGACCTGCTCTTTGAATACCCCAAACTGCGGGGTATCCGGCAGGGCCACCCATTGCGTCAGGTGGGCAGCATCGTCCTCCTTACGTCCCAGGTAAAGCGGTCGGGCCTGGTGGGTGTTCTTCCGGCCCAGGTCAAACACCGCCACCACCGGCCACTCCAGCCCTTTGGCGCGGTGAATGGTCAGGATTTGCACGCCCTCGCCCGCCTGCGGCACATCGCCCGCGTCGGCCTGGCGGGAGAGCATCTGAAGCCGCTCCAGCAAGCCCTCCAGGCTCTGTGGCGGGCGCGAGGCGAAGTAAAAGAGCAGGGCGTCCACATTTTCCCGCGCACGCGGCTCCAGAAACTCGGGGTAGGCCCGGCCCGCCATCAGGGGTGCGCGGATCAGGTACTTGAGCGCCTCGAGCGGAGCCTCCAGGCGCAGCCGGGCCTGAACCTGTCGCAGACGCGTATACACGCTAGGCCACCGGAGTTCCAGGGCTTGCAGGGGCGCACTCGATTGCAGCACCTGCTCGATTTGGGCCAGCTCCAGGGGCTTGAGGGGCCCCTCTTCGGTGTGCTGTCCAAAGGGGCTTCGCAAAAATACCGCCAGCGAAAGCCCCTGGGGGTTGAGGGCGGCCCGCAAGGTGTGGTAAAGGTCGCGCACTTCCTGTCGCTCGTAATAGCCCCGCCCTTGCAGGAGCACGTAGGGCACCTGGGCAGCTCTGAAGGCTTCTTCCAGAAAGCGCACGCTTTGGTACGAACGCACCAGCACGGCCATCTGGGAAAAAGCGGTCTGGCTTGATAAATCCCGCAGCCGGTGTGCCAGCACCCAGGCTTCCTGCTGCCGCAGTTCGTCGAGGGGGCTTTCGCCCACAACCCAGTGAATCTCCAGCCGCCCCTGCTCGGATCGAGTACTTTCCACCGGCGGAGCTTCCTCGGGGCCAAAACCCTGTCCCTGAGCAGCTAGATTCTTGGTCAGGTGGTTCAAAAAGCGCACCAGGGTCTGGCTGTGCCGGTAGCTCCGGGCCAGCGGCGGCAGAAGCTGGCCCTCCCGCAGGGCCTTGCGAAAGACCCCTACATCGGCATCGCGGAAGGCGTAAATGGACTGCTTGGGGTCGCCAACCATCTCGATGGGCAGTCCGGCCTGCTCGAGGGCCTCGAAAAAAGCCCCTTGCAGGGGGTTTACGTCCTGGTACTCGTCTACCAGGAGCACCCGTACCCGCTCGAGCACCCGCTCCAAAGCGCGGGGGTGGCGGGTAAGTTCCAGGGCGCGGCGCTCGATTTCAGAAGGCGAGAGCAGGTTGGCCCCCAGGCGGGCCTCGTAAGCGGCATATACCGCCGCATAAACCCTCAGCAAGCGCTGGTTGACCTCCCCTTCGGCAGGCTCGAAGACTTCGGCCTGAGAGCGCCTGGAAAACAGGTGCAGGAGGGGTTCGGTCAGGTCGTCGGTGGCCTCGCCGAAGAGCAGATGGCCCGGATCCTGGGCCAGATAGCGCAGGGTGTTCCACTCTTCCTCGAACAGGGCCAGAGCTTCCCAATCGCCCAGCATGGAGAAGTCGGGGTCGAGGTGCAACAGGGGGGCCGCAAGGCGCAGGCACTGACCCATGAAGCCGTGGATGGTACTCAGCGTAGCCCCCGTAATCTCGCGGGCGGCCTCCTGGAAAGCAGGCTGGCTTGCCGCCGAGGCTTCAAAATCCAGATGCTGCCCCTTGGTGAGCACATCCTCGATGGCCTGCCCCACCCGCACCCGCAGTTCGTCGGCGGCCTTGCGGGTAAAGGTCACACCCGCGATACGGCGCAGGGGCGTACCGGAAGAAATAAGCTCCAGGTAGCGCAAGACCAGGCTGGCGGTCTTACCGGTTCCGGCGGAGGCGACACGAACTTTCACAGGTGTTTGTCGGTGCAGTCCTGGTTGCAGGCAATGAGCAAAAAGACTCGAAATCCCTCGATACTGAGATAGCCTGCAGCCATCATAAAGCAGACTCCAGAGCCGATTTGTCCCGGACGCCCTCCAGTCCTCCATAGCGAACCAGGGCATTGCGGTGGAGCACTTCAACCAACCCCCCTGTGGGGTAACGGTGTCCCTTGCAACGATAAAAGAAACTAGCGCTGGGCAAGGCCACGCAATACCTCCGCATTGCGATCGAGAGCCTCGGCCACTATGCGTTCCTGCTCTTCCGCTGAAATCTCCTCGAATTCGATCCCCTCTACTGCAGATAGTTCTACGGACGCAGGTAGGTCGAGTTGAACCGGCGGCTTGGTATCGGCTGTAGCCATGTTTCTCCTGTTTGGAAGCATTATAGCAAGAACCTGCTAGAATTCGAGCGTTAGAGGTTTTTTGTGAAGTACGCCCACATCAACGGAACCATTGTCGAGCACGCCCAGGCCAGCCTGCACATCTCGGATCTGGGCCTGCGGCGGGGCTATGGGGTGTTCGAGTTTTTTCGTATTTTGCGGGGGATTCCGGTTTTTCTGGAAGACCACCTACAGCGCTTCGAGAATTCCGCCCGGCTTTTGGAGCTCGAGGTTCCCTACAGCCGCGATACGCTCGAGGGCTTCATTCTGGAGCTTATTCGGATGAACCATCTTGAGCAGGGCGGCATCCAGATGCTCCTGACGGGCGGCTACTCCGAGGACGCCTTTACCCCCGGCAGGCCCAACCTGGTCATGGCCCCCATTGCGGTCAACCCACCCCCGCCGCACCTCTACGAGCAGGGCGGCAAGGTGATTCTGCACCAAAACCTACGCGAGCTGCCCGAGGCCAAGACCACCGACTACCTGGTAGCGGTGCGCCTCGCCCGGCGGGTGCGGGCCGAGGGGGCCACCGAGGTGGTTTATCACGATGGGCAATGGGTCTCGGAAGGGGGGCGCAGCAGCCTTTCCGTCATCAAGAACGGCGTGCTCATCACTGCGCGGGAAGGGGTCTTGCCGGGCATCACCCGCAAGCACATGCTGCAGGTGGCAAAGCCCCTGCTGCCCATCGAGGAGCGCGCCATTGCCCTGGGCGAACTTTTCACCGCCGACGAGATGCTCCTGACCG includes the following:
- a CDS encoding exodeoxyribonuclease V subunit beta, with translation MKVRVASAGTGKTASLVLRYLELISSGTPLRRIAGVTFTRKAADELRVRVGQAIEDVLTKGQHLDFEASAASQPAFQEAAREITGATLSTIHGFMGQCLRLAAPLLHLDPDFSMLGDWEALALFEEEWNTLRYLAQDPGHLLFGEATDDLTEPLLHLFSRRSQAEVFEPAEGEVNQRLLRVYAAVYAAYEARLGANLLSPSEIERRALELTRHPRALERVLERVRVLLVDEYQDVNPLQGAFFEALEQAGLPIEMVGDPKQSIYAFRDADVGVFRKALREGQLLPPLARSYRHSQTLVRFLNHLTKNLAAQGQGFGPEEAPPVESTRSEQGRLEIHWVVGESPLDELRQQEAWVLAHRLRDLSSQTAFSQMAVLVRSYQSVRFLEEAFRAAQVPYVLLQGRGYYERQEVRDLYHTLRAALNPQGLSLAVFLRSPFGQHTEEGPLKPLELAQIEQVLQSSAPLQALELRWPSVYTRLRQVQARLRLEAPLEALKYLIRAPLMAGRAYPEFLEPRARENVDALLFYFASRPPQSLEGLLERLQMLSRQADAGDVPQAGEGVQILTIHRAKGLEWPVVAVFDLGRKNTHQARPLYLGRKEDDAAHLTQWVALPDTPQFGVFKEQVKALEQEESYRLFYVAASRARDTLLLTGSVSKDRPEGWVRVLEALNLGPYSPRYNRPELTLQTWRYQPIPPTPVIGSSEPLESAPWVAARFEIEPFPPLFSPSAYKRLEAEPLPLPDPEEGETLPGRARAIGTLVHYAIGQNWHPDNPAHLANLEAQEVMFPYDPDERAGIMDEVNTLLQSYQGLLGTQLPWPRDEDYPEFAVALPLGTTVWQGVIDRLYRVGEQWYLEDYKTDQEVRPEQYYFQLGVYLAAVQQAWQIEPEVRLVYLRFGEVIRLEKTFLEAALDEIRPSEKRNGFTQPGS
- a CDS encoding aminotransferase class IV, which translates into the protein MKYAHINGTIVEHAQASLHISDLGLRRGYGVFEFFRILRGIPVFLEDHLQRFENSARLLELEVPYSRDTLEGFILELIRMNHLEQGGIQMLLTGGYSEDAFTPGRPNLVMAPIAVNPPPPHLYEQGGKVILHQNLRELPEAKTTDYLVAVRLARRVRAEGATEVVYHDGQWVSEGGRSSLSVIKNGVLITAREGVLPGITRKHMLQVAKPLLPIEERAIALGELFTADEMLLTGATRQVMPITQIEDRPIGSGLVGPYARALMEAFKKHLEAYLLERAAVGKTSVSKGI